ACCATTGGACTGACATCTGGCTGGAAGGCCCTGCTGATTTTGTATTCGAAGGAGACATCACCCTGAAATAATCAGAATAACCACTATGCTGACCAACAGAATGGGTTACTATTTTGAACTGGAAATGGAAGTGCGCGATTATGAATGCGATATCCAGGGAATTGTCAATAATGCGGTTTATATGAATTACCTGGAGCACGCC
The sequence above is drawn from the Bacteroidales bacterium genome and encodes:
- a CDS encoding acyl-CoA thioesterase, translating into MGYYFELEMEVRDYECDIQGIVNNAVYMNYLEHA